One stretch of Dromaius novaehollandiae isolate bDroNov1 chromosome 39, bDroNov1.hap1, whole genome shotgun sequence DNA includes these proteins:
- the PPP1R12C gene encoding protein phosphatase 1 regulatory subunit 12C isoform X3, giving the protein MAPRPRDFRRRPRTEAGRGPAAAAAAAAGGDGGGGGGRGGGGGGAGAAAGAAAAVGGGGGGGGGGGAPAPPPRARRALRARRRVPGRLRRRRPGRGARHGARGGARAAQRRQRRRHQRAAPGLHRREHGGGAVPGGERRRPRPGRQRGLDPAARGGLLRLPGDRPVPAGARGQRGGGEQRRGPGAGRGRGRRHGGPAARRGVDVAAAKREEEERMLRDTRQWLNAGKISDARHPATGASALHVAAAKGYIEVMRLLLQAGHDPDVRDKDGWTPLHAAAHWGVEEACRLLAEHLCDMAPRNNVGQRPCDLADEDTLPLLEELQRRQDHLRSQKEPPVPPALIEPGPEPDPAPAWSSKHRRSSVCRMSSREKISVQDQSKEPALGAIALPEDDSGDEADEGPPLPPPEPPAEAPAESCTPNGVPPAGKAPGGPPWGLRKTGSLGALPPPGAPRDGAVKRSASSPRLAAPDKQQDIWELLQQWNRTLIGPGSANKSAALEPANWEEGSAAGDPSKEPRLARVPPTPTRRIFALPDAPPRTPPDGGLQAKPDTGAAPPVPPAPSADPRPRRSYQTPVRDEESESQRKARSRLMRQSRRSTQGVTLTELKEAEKTIGRGGEGRAPEQRIREDERRDREEGAPPLESADSSWRSRVLAAPGPPGSQAKKGPETEAPGPEAEAEPRSRPGARERRKPRRERRGPGAELYEELWAENEKLKEQLQETELKLTQIKLELERVTQRQERIAERPALLELERFERRALERKAAELEEELKALSDLKADNQRLKDENAALIRVISKLSK; this is encoded by the exons ATGGCGCCCCGCCCCCGCGACTTCCGGCGCCGCCCCCGTACGGAAGCcgggcggggccccgcggcggcggcggcggcggcggcggggggcgatggcggcggcggcggggggcgcggcggcggcggcggcggcgcgggagcggcggcgggagcagctgCGGCAgtgggaggcggcggcggcggcggcggcggcggcggggcccccgcgccccccccgcgcgcgcgccgTGCGCTTCGAGCGCGCCGCCGAGTTCCTGGCCGCCTGCGCCGGCGCCGACCTGGCCGAGGCGCGCGCCATGGTGCGCGCGGGGGGGCGCGCGCTGCTCAACGGCGCCAACGCCGACGGCATCAGCGCGCTGCACCAG gcctGCATCGACGAGAACATGGAGGTGGTGCGGTTCCTGGTGGAGAGCGGCGCCGACCTCGACCAGGCCGACAACGAGGGCTGGACCCCGCTGCACGTGGCGGCCTCCTGCGGCTACCGGGAGATCGCCCA gtACCTGCTGGAGCACGGGGCCAACGTGGCGGCGGTGAACAGCGACGGGGACCTGGCGCTGGACGTGGCCGAGGACGACGGCACGGAGGCCCTGCTGCGCGCCGAG GGGTGGACGTGGCGGCGGCcaagcgggaggaggaggagcggatGCTGCGCGACACCCGGCAGTGGCTCAACGCCGGCAAGATCAGCGACGCCCGGCACCCGGCCACCGGCGCCAGCGCCCTGCACGTGGCCGCCGCCAAGGGCTACATCGAGGTCATGAG gctgctgctgcaggcgggCCACGACCCGGACGTGCGGGACAAGGACGGCTGGACGCCGCTGCACGCCGCGGCGCACTGGGGCGTGGAGGAGGCCTGCCGGCTGCTGGCCGAGCACCTCTGCGACATGGCGCCGCGCAACAACGTg GGCCAGCGGCCGTGCGACCTGGCGGACGAGGACACGCTGCCCCTGCTTGAGGAGCTGCAGAGGCGCCAGGACCAC ctgcgCAGCCAGAAGGAGCCTCCAGTGCCGCCGGCCCTGATCGAGCCGGGCCCCGAGCCCGACCCGGCGCCCGCCTGGAGCAGCAAGCACCGCCG gaGCTCCGTGTGCCGCATGAGCAGCCGGGAGAAGATCTCGGTGCAGGACCAGTCCAAGGAGCCGGCGCTGGGCGCCATCGCCCTGCCCGAGGACGACAGCGGCGACGAGGCCGACGAGGGGCCCCCCCTGCCGCCACCCG agccccccgccGAGGCGCCCGCCGAGAGCTGCACCCCCAACGGGGTCCCCCCCGCCGGCAAG gcgccgggggggccgccgtggggcctGCGCAAGACGGGGAGCCTgggggcgctgcccccccccggggccccccgcgaCGGCGCCGTGAAGCGCTCGGCCTCCAgcccccgcctcgccgccccggACAAG cagcaggacatctgggagctgctgcagcagtggaaCCGCACCCTGATTGGCCCGGGCTCAGCCAATAAGAGCGCAGCCTTGGAGCCGGCCAATTGGGAGGAAGGGAGCGCAGCGGGTGACCCG AGCAAAGAGCCGCGCCTGGCCCGCGTCCCCCCGACCCCCACGCGCCGCATCTTCGCCCTCCCCGACGCCCCCCCCCGCAC gccgcCCGACGGAGGCCTCCAGGCGAAGCCGGAcaccggcgcggcccccccggtgccccccgcccccagcgccgaCCCCCGGCCCCGCAG GTCCTACCAGACCCCCGTGCGGGACGAGGAGTCGGAGTCGCAGCGCAAGGCCCGATCCCGCCTCATGCGGCAGTCGCGCAGGTCCACGCAg GGCGTCACTCTGACGGAGCTGAAGGAAGCGGAGAAGACAAttggccgcggcggggaggggcgggcgcCTGAGCAGCGAATCAGAGAGGACGAGAGGCGGGACCGGGAGGAGGGGGCGCCGCCCCTGGAGAGCGCg gactccTCCTGGCGTTCCCGGGTCCTGGCCgcccctggcccccccggctCGCAGGCGAAGAAAG ggccggagaCGGAGGCCCCGGGGCcggaggccgaggccgagccgcggagccgcccgggcGCCCGGGAGCGGCGGAAGccccggcgggagcggcgggggcccggcgccgAG CTCTACGAGGAGCTTTGGGCCGAGAACGAGAAGCtcaaggagcagctgcaggagacgGAGCTGAAGCTCACCCAGATCAAGCTGGAGCTGGAGCGGGTCACCCAG CGGCAGGAGAGGATCGCGGAGCGGCCGgcgctgctggagctggagcGATTC gaGCGGCGGGCGCTGGAGCGGAAGGCGgcggagctggaggaggagctgaag GCCCTCTCGGACCTCAAAGCCGACAACCAGCGCCTGAAGGACGAGAACGCGGCTCTGATCCGGGTCATCAGCAAGCTCTCCAAGTGA
- the PPP1R12C gene encoding protein phosphatase 1 regulatory subunit 12C isoform X2, translated as MAPRPRDFRRRPRTEAGRGPAAAAAAAAGGDGGGGGGRGGGGGGAGAAAGAAAAVGGGGGGGGGGGAPAPPPRARRALRARRRVPGRLRRRRPGRGARHGARGGARAAQRRQRRRHQRAAPGLHRREHGGGAVPGGERRRPRPGRQRGLDPAARGGLLRLPGDRPVPAGARGQRGGGEQRRGPGAGRGRGRRHGGPAARRGVDVAAAKREEEERMLRDTRQWLNAGKISDARHPATGASALHVAAAKGYIEVMRLLLQAGHDPDVRDKDGWTPLHAAAHWGVEEACRLLAEHLCDMAPRNNVGQRPCDLADEDTLPLLEELQRRQDHLRSQKEPPVPPALIEPGPEPDPAPAWSSKHRRSSVCRMSSREKISVQDQSKEPALGAIALPEDDSGDEADEGPPLPPPEPPAEAPAESCTPNGVPPAGKAPGGPPWGLRKTGSLGALPPPGAPRDGAVKRSASSPRLAAPDKQDIWELLQQWNRTLIGPGSANKSAALEPANWEEGSAAGDPGLPDAWAPPDAWAPPSQSKEPRLARVPPTPTRRIFALPDAPPRTPPDGGLQAKPDTGAAPPVPPAPSADPRPRRSYQTPVRDEESESQRKARSRLMRQSRRSTQGVTLTELKEAEKTIGRGGEGRAPEQRIREDERRDREEGAPPLESADSSWRSRVLAAPGPPGSQAKKGPETEAPGPEAEAEPRSRPGARERRKPRRERRGPGAELYEELWAENEKLKEQLQETELKLTQIKLELERVTQRQERIAERPALLELERFERRALERKAAELEEELKALSDLKADNQRLKDENAALIRVISKLSK; from the exons ATGGCGCCCCGCCCCCGCGACTTCCGGCGCCGCCCCCGTACGGAAGCcgggcggggccccgcggcggcggcggcggcggcggcggggggcgatggcggcggcggcggggggcgcggcggcggcggcggcggcgcgggagcggcggcgggagcagctgCGGCAgtgggaggcggcggcggcggcggcggcggcggcggggcccccgcgccccccccgcgcgcgcgccgTGCGCTTCGAGCGCGCCGCCGAGTTCCTGGCCGCCTGCGCCGGCGCCGACCTGGCCGAGGCGCGCGCCATGGTGCGCGCGGGGGGGCGCGCGCTGCTCAACGGCGCCAACGCCGACGGCATCAGCGCGCTGCACCAG gcctGCATCGACGAGAACATGGAGGTGGTGCGGTTCCTGGTGGAGAGCGGCGCCGACCTCGACCAGGCCGACAACGAGGGCTGGACCCCGCTGCACGTGGCGGCCTCCTGCGGCTACCGGGAGATCGCCCA gtACCTGCTGGAGCACGGGGCCAACGTGGCGGCGGTGAACAGCGACGGGGACCTGGCGCTGGACGTGGCCGAGGACGACGGCACGGAGGCCCTGCTGCGCGCCGAG GGGTGGACGTGGCGGCGGCcaagcgggaggaggaggagcggatGCTGCGCGACACCCGGCAGTGGCTCAACGCCGGCAAGATCAGCGACGCCCGGCACCCGGCCACCGGCGCCAGCGCCCTGCACGTGGCCGCCGCCAAGGGCTACATCGAGGTCATGAG gctgctgctgcaggcgggCCACGACCCGGACGTGCGGGACAAGGACGGCTGGACGCCGCTGCACGCCGCGGCGCACTGGGGCGTGGAGGAGGCCTGCCGGCTGCTGGCCGAGCACCTCTGCGACATGGCGCCGCGCAACAACGTg GGCCAGCGGCCGTGCGACCTGGCGGACGAGGACACGCTGCCCCTGCTTGAGGAGCTGCAGAGGCGCCAGGACCAC ctgcgCAGCCAGAAGGAGCCTCCAGTGCCGCCGGCCCTGATCGAGCCGGGCCCCGAGCCCGACCCGGCGCCCGCCTGGAGCAGCAAGCACCGCCG gaGCTCCGTGTGCCGCATGAGCAGCCGGGAGAAGATCTCGGTGCAGGACCAGTCCAAGGAGCCGGCGCTGGGCGCCATCGCCCTGCCCGAGGACGACAGCGGCGACGAGGCCGACGAGGGGCCCCCCCTGCCGCCACCCG agccccccgccGAGGCGCCCGCCGAGAGCTGCACCCCCAACGGGGTCCCCCCCGCCGGCAAG gcgccgggggggccgccgtggggcctGCGCAAGACGGGGAGCCTgggggcgctgcccccccccggggccccccgcgaCGGCGCCGTGAAGCGCTCGGCCTCCAgcccccgcctcgccgccccggACAAG caggacatctgggagctgctgcagcagtggaaCCGCACCCTGATTGGCCCGGGCTCAGCCAATAAGAGCGCAGCCTTGGAGCCGGCCAATTGGGAGGAAGGGAGCGCAGCGGGTGACCCG gggctcccggacgcctgggcccccccggacgcctgggctcctccCTCGCAGAGCAAAGAGCCGCGCCTGGCCCGCGTCCCCCCGACCCCCACGCGCCGCATCTTCGCCCTCCCCGACGCCCCCCCCCGCAC gccgcCCGACGGAGGCCTCCAGGCGAAGCCGGAcaccggcgcggcccccccggtgccccccgcccccagcgccgaCCCCCGGCCCCGCAG GTCCTACCAGACCCCCGTGCGGGACGAGGAGTCGGAGTCGCAGCGCAAGGCCCGATCCCGCCTCATGCGGCAGTCGCGCAGGTCCACGCAg GGCGTCACTCTGACGGAGCTGAAGGAAGCGGAGAAGACAAttggccgcggcggggaggggcgggcgcCTGAGCAGCGAATCAGAGAGGACGAGAGGCGGGACCGGGAGGAGGGGGCGCCGCCCCTGGAGAGCGCg gactccTCCTGGCGTTCCCGGGTCCTGGCCgcccctggcccccccggctCGCAGGCGAAGAAAG ggccggagaCGGAGGCCCCGGGGCcggaggccgaggccgagccgcggagccgcccgggcGCCCGGGAGCGGCGGAAGccccggcgggagcggcgggggcccggcgccgAG CTCTACGAGGAGCTTTGGGCCGAGAACGAGAAGCtcaaggagcagctgcaggagacgGAGCTGAAGCTCACCCAGATCAAGCTGGAGCTGGAGCGGGTCACCCAG CGGCAGGAGAGGATCGCGGAGCGGCCGgcgctgctggagctggagcGATTC gaGCGGCGGGCGCTGGAGCGGAAGGCGgcggagctggaggaggagctgaag GCCCTCTCGGACCTCAAAGCCGACAACCAGCGCCTGAAGGACGAGAACGCGGCTCTGATCCGGGTCATCAGCAAGCTCTCCAAGTGA
- the PPP1R12C gene encoding protein phosphatase 1 regulatory subunit 12C isoform X4 yields the protein MAPRPRDFRRRPRTEAGRGPAAAAAAAAGGDGGGGGGRGGGGGGAGAAAGAAAAVGGGGGGGGGGGAPAPPPRARRALRARRRVPGRLRRRRPGRGARHGARGGARAAQRRQRRRHQRAAPGLHRREHGGGAVPGGERRRPRPGRQRGLDPAARGGLLRLPGDRPVPAGARGQRGGGEQRRGPGAGRGRGRRHGGPAARRGVDVAAAKREEEERMLRDTRQWLNAGKISDARHPATGASALHVAAAKGYIEVMRLLLQAGHDPDVRDKDGWTPLHAAAHWGVEEACRLLAEHLCDMAPRNNVGQRPCDLADEDTLPLLEELQRRQDHLRSQKEPPVPPALIEPGPEPDPAPAWSSKHRRSSVCRMSSREKISVQDQSKEPALGAIALPEDDSGDEADEGPPLPPPEPPAEAPAESCTPNGVPPAGKAPGGPPWGLRKTGSLGALPPPGAPRDGAVKRSASSPRLAAPDKQDIWELLQQWNRTLIGPGSANKSAALEPANWEEGSAAGDPSKEPRLARVPPTPTRRIFALPDAPPRTPPDGGLQAKPDTGAAPPVPPAPSADPRPRRSYQTPVRDEESESQRKARSRLMRQSRRSTQGVTLTELKEAEKTIGRGGEGRAPEQRIREDERRDREEGAPPLESADSSWRSRVLAAPGPPGSQAKKGPETEAPGPEAEAEPRSRPGARERRKPRRERRGPGAELYEELWAENEKLKEQLQETELKLTQIKLELERVTQRQERIAERPALLELERFERRALERKAAELEEELKALSDLKADNQRLKDENAALIRVISKLSK from the exons ATGGCGCCCCGCCCCCGCGACTTCCGGCGCCGCCCCCGTACGGAAGCcgggcggggccccgcggcggcggcggcggcggcggcggggggcgatggcggcggcggcggggggcgcggcggcggcggcggcggcgcgggagcggcggcgggagcagctgCGGCAgtgggaggcggcggcggcggcggcggcggcggcggggcccccgcgccccccccgcgcgcgcgccgTGCGCTTCGAGCGCGCCGCCGAGTTCCTGGCCGCCTGCGCCGGCGCCGACCTGGCCGAGGCGCGCGCCATGGTGCGCGCGGGGGGGCGCGCGCTGCTCAACGGCGCCAACGCCGACGGCATCAGCGCGCTGCACCAG gcctGCATCGACGAGAACATGGAGGTGGTGCGGTTCCTGGTGGAGAGCGGCGCCGACCTCGACCAGGCCGACAACGAGGGCTGGACCCCGCTGCACGTGGCGGCCTCCTGCGGCTACCGGGAGATCGCCCA gtACCTGCTGGAGCACGGGGCCAACGTGGCGGCGGTGAACAGCGACGGGGACCTGGCGCTGGACGTGGCCGAGGACGACGGCACGGAGGCCCTGCTGCGCGCCGAG GGGTGGACGTGGCGGCGGCcaagcgggaggaggaggagcggatGCTGCGCGACACCCGGCAGTGGCTCAACGCCGGCAAGATCAGCGACGCCCGGCACCCGGCCACCGGCGCCAGCGCCCTGCACGTGGCCGCCGCCAAGGGCTACATCGAGGTCATGAG gctgctgctgcaggcgggCCACGACCCGGACGTGCGGGACAAGGACGGCTGGACGCCGCTGCACGCCGCGGCGCACTGGGGCGTGGAGGAGGCCTGCCGGCTGCTGGCCGAGCACCTCTGCGACATGGCGCCGCGCAACAACGTg GGCCAGCGGCCGTGCGACCTGGCGGACGAGGACACGCTGCCCCTGCTTGAGGAGCTGCAGAGGCGCCAGGACCAC ctgcgCAGCCAGAAGGAGCCTCCAGTGCCGCCGGCCCTGATCGAGCCGGGCCCCGAGCCCGACCCGGCGCCCGCCTGGAGCAGCAAGCACCGCCG gaGCTCCGTGTGCCGCATGAGCAGCCGGGAGAAGATCTCGGTGCAGGACCAGTCCAAGGAGCCGGCGCTGGGCGCCATCGCCCTGCCCGAGGACGACAGCGGCGACGAGGCCGACGAGGGGCCCCCCCTGCCGCCACCCG agccccccgccGAGGCGCCCGCCGAGAGCTGCACCCCCAACGGGGTCCCCCCCGCCGGCAAG gcgccgggggggccgccgtggggcctGCGCAAGACGGGGAGCCTgggggcgctgcccccccccggggccccccgcgaCGGCGCCGTGAAGCGCTCGGCCTCCAgcccccgcctcgccgccccggACAAG caggacatctgggagctgctgcagcagtggaaCCGCACCCTGATTGGCCCGGGCTCAGCCAATAAGAGCGCAGCCTTGGAGCCGGCCAATTGGGAGGAAGGGAGCGCAGCGGGTGACCCG AGCAAAGAGCCGCGCCTGGCCCGCGTCCCCCCGACCCCCACGCGCCGCATCTTCGCCCTCCCCGACGCCCCCCCCCGCAC gccgcCCGACGGAGGCCTCCAGGCGAAGCCGGAcaccggcgcggcccccccggtgccccccgcccccagcgccgaCCCCCGGCCCCGCAG GTCCTACCAGACCCCCGTGCGGGACGAGGAGTCGGAGTCGCAGCGCAAGGCCCGATCCCGCCTCATGCGGCAGTCGCGCAGGTCCACGCAg GGCGTCACTCTGACGGAGCTGAAGGAAGCGGAGAAGACAAttggccgcggcggggaggggcgggcgcCTGAGCAGCGAATCAGAGAGGACGAGAGGCGGGACCGGGAGGAGGGGGCGCCGCCCCTGGAGAGCGCg gactccTCCTGGCGTTCCCGGGTCCTGGCCgcccctggcccccccggctCGCAGGCGAAGAAAG ggccggagaCGGAGGCCCCGGGGCcggaggccgaggccgagccgcggagccgcccgggcGCCCGGGAGCGGCGGAAGccccggcgggagcggcgggggcccggcgccgAG CTCTACGAGGAGCTTTGGGCCGAGAACGAGAAGCtcaaggagcagctgcaggagacgGAGCTGAAGCTCACCCAGATCAAGCTGGAGCTGGAGCGGGTCACCCAG CGGCAGGAGAGGATCGCGGAGCGGCCGgcgctgctggagctggagcGATTC gaGCGGCGGGCGCTGGAGCGGAAGGCGgcggagctggaggaggagctgaag GCCCTCTCGGACCTCAAAGCCGACAACCAGCGCCTGAAGGACGAGAACGCGGCTCTGATCCGGGTCATCAGCAAGCTCTCCAAGTGA
- the PPP1R12C gene encoding protein phosphatase 1 regulatory subunit 12C isoform X1: protein MAPRPRDFRRRPRTEAGRGPAAAAAAAAGGDGGGGGGRGGGGGGAGAAAGAAAAVGGGGGGGGGGGAPAPPPRARRALRARRRVPGRLRRRRPGRGARHGARGGARAAQRRQRRRHQRAAPGLHRREHGGGAVPGGERRRPRPGRQRGLDPAARGGLLRLPGDRPVPAGARGQRGGGEQRRGPGAGRGRGRRHGGPAARRGVDVAAAKREEEERMLRDTRQWLNAGKISDARHPATGASALHVAAAKGYIEVMRLLLQAGHDPDVRDKDGWTPLHAAAHWGVEEACRLLAEHLCDMAPRNNVGQRPCDLADEDTLPLLEELQRRQDHLRSQKEPPVPPALIEPGPEPDPAPAWSSKHRRSSVCRMSSREKISVQDQSKEPALGAIALPEDDSGDEADEGPPLPPPEPPAEAPAESCTPNGVPPAGKAPGGPPWGLRKTGSLGALPPPGAPRDGAVKRSASSPRLAAPDKQQDIWELLQQWNRTLIGPGSANKSAALEPANWEEGSAAGDPGLPDAWAPPDAWAPPSQSKEPRLARVPPTPTRRIFALPDAPPRTPPDGGLQAKPDTGAAPPVPPAPSADPRPRRSYQTPVRDEESESQRKARSRLMRQSRRSTQGVTLTELKEAEKTIGRGGEGRAPEQRIREDERRDREEGAPPLESADSSWRSRVLAAPGPPGSQAKKGPETEAPGPEAEAEPRSRPGARERRKPRRERRGPGAELYEELWAENEKLKEQLQETELKLTQIKLELERVTQRQERIAERPALLELERFERRALERKAAELEEELKALSDLKADNQRLKDENAALIRVISKLSK, encoded by the exons ATGGCGCCCCGCCCCCGCGACTTCCGGCGCCGCCCCCGTACGGAAGCcgggcggggccccgcggcggcggcggcggcggcggcggggggcgatggcggcggcggcggggggcgcggcggcggcggcggcggcgcgggagcggcggcgggagcagctgCGGCAgtgggaggcggcggcggcggcggcggcggcggcggggcccccgcgccccccccgcgcgcgcgccgTGCGCTTCGAGCGCGCCGCCGAGTTCCTGGCCGCCTGCGCCGGCGCCGACCTGGCCGAGGCGCGCGCCATGGTGCGCGCGGGGGGGCGCGCGCTGCTCAACGGCGCCAACGCCGACGGCATCAGCGCGCTGCACCAG gcctGCATCGACGAGAACATGGAGGTGGTGCGGTTCCTGGTGGAGAGCGGCGCCGACCTCGACCAGGCCGACAACGAGGGCTGGACCCCGCTGCACGTGGCGGCCTCCTGCGGCTACCGGGAGATCGCCCA gtACCTGCTGGAGCACGGGGCCAACGTGGCGGCGGTGAACAGCGACGGGGACCTGGCGCTGGACGTGGCCGAGGACGACGGCACGGAGGCCCTGCTGCGCGCCGAG GGGTGGACGTGGCGGCGGCcaagcgggaggaggaggagcggatGCTGCGCGACACCCGGCAGTGGCTCAACGCCGGCAAGATCAGCGACGCCCGGCACCCGGCCACCGGCGCCAGCGCCCTGCACGTGGCCGCCGCCAAGGGCTACATCGAGGTCATGAG gctgctgctgcaggcgggCCACGACCCGGACGTGCGGGACAAGGACGGCTGGACGCCGCTGCACGCCGCGGCGCACTGGGGCGTGGAGGAGGCCTGCCGGCTGCTGGCCGAGCACCTCTGCGACATGGCGCCGCGCAACAACGTg GGCCAGCGGCCGTGCGACCTGGCGGACGAGGACACGCTGCCCCTGCTTGAGGAGCTGCAGAGGCGCCAGGACCAC ctgcgCAGCCAGAAGGAGCCTCCAGTGCCGCCGGCCCTGATCGAGCCGGGCCCCGAGCCCGACCCGGCGCCCGCCTGGAGCAGCAAGCACCGCCG gaGCTCCGTGTGCCGCATGAGCAGCCGGGAGAAGATCTCGGTGCAGGACCAGTCCAAGGAGCCGGCGCTGGGCGCCATCGCCCTGCCCGAGGACGACAGCGGCGACGAGGCCGACGAGGGGCCCCCCCTGCCGCCACCCG agccccccgccGAGGCGCCCGCCGAGAGCTGCACCCCCAACGGGGTCCCCCCCGCCGGCAAG gcgccgggggggccgccgtggggcctGCGCAAGACGGGGAGCCTgggggcgctgcccccccccggggccccccgcgaCGGCGCCGTGAAGCGCTCGGCCTCCAgcccccgcctcgccgccccggACAAG cagcaggacatctgggagctgctgcagcagtggaaCCGCACCCTGATTGGCCCGGGCTCAGCCAATAAGAGCGCAGCCTTGGAGCCGGCCAATTGGGAGGAAGGGAGCGCAGCGGGTGACCCG gggctcccggacgcctgggcccccccggacgcctgggctcctccCTCGCAGAGCAAAGAGCCGCGCCTGGCCCGCGTCCCCCCGACCCCCACGCGCCGCATCTTCGCCCTCCCCGACGCCCCCCCCCGCAC gccgcCCGACGGAGGCCTCCAGGCGAAGCCGGAcaccggcgcggcccccccggtgccccccgcccccagcgccgaCCCCCGGCCCCGCAG GTCCTACCAGACCCCCGTGCGGGACGAGGAGTCGGAGTCGCAGCGCAAGGCCCGATCCCGCCTCATGCGGCAGTCGCGCAGGTCCACGCAg GGCGTCACTCTGACGGAGCTGAAGGAAGCGGAGAAGACAAttggccgcggcggggaggggcgggcgcCTGAGCAGCGAATCAGAGAGGACGAGAGGCGGGACCGGGAGGAGGGGGCGCCGCCCCTGGAGAGCGCg gactccTCCTGGCGTTCCCGGGTCCTGGCCgcccctggcccccccggctCGCAGGCGAAGAAAG ggccggagaCGGAGGCCCCGGGGCcggaggccgaggccgagccgcggagccgcccgggcGCCCGGGAGCGGCGGAAGccccggcgggagcggcgggggcccggcgccgAG CTCTACGAGGAGCTTTGGGCCGAGAACGAGAAGCtcaaggagcagctgcaggagacgGAGCTGAAGCTCACCCAGATCAAGCTGGAGCTGGAGCGGGTCACCCAG CGGCAGGAGAGGATCGCGGAGCGGCCGgcgctgctggagctggagcGATTC gaGCGGCGGGCGCTGGAGCGGAAGGCGgcggagctggaggaggagctgaag GCCCTCTCGGACCTCAAAGCCGACAACCAGCGCCTGAAGGACGAGAACGCGGCTCTGATCCGGGTCATCAGCAAGCTCTCCAAGTGA